A single region of the Mustela lutreola isolate mMusLut2 chromosome 2, mMusLut2.pri, whole genome shotgun sequence genome encodes:
- the LOC131824472 gene encoding protein SET-like, producing MAPKPQSSLPPQTKKPRQPPALKPRQMSTSQHLHKGEKEQQEAIEYIDEVQNEIDRLNEQANEEILKVEQKYNKLRQPFFQKRSELITKIPNFWVTTFVNHPQVSALLGEEDEEALRSLTRVEVTEFEDIKSGYRIDFYFDENPYFENKVLSKEFHLNESGDPSSKSTEIKWKSGKDLTKRSSQTQNKASRKRQHEEPESFFTWFTDHSDAGADEVGEVIKDDIWPNALQYYSVPDMDDEEGEGEEDDDDDDEEEGGLEDIDEEGDEDEGEEDEDDDEGEEGEEDEGEDD from the coding sequence ATGGCCCCCAAACCCCAGTCTTCACTCCCGCCTCAAACGAAGAAACCAAGACAGCCTCCTGCCCTCAAGCCAAGGCAGATGTCAACATCTCAGCACTtgcataaaggagaaaaagaacagcaagaagCAATTGAATATATTGATGaagtacaaaatgaaatagaCAGACTTAATGAACAAGCCAATGAGGAGATTTTGAAAGTAGAACAGAAATATAACAAACTCCGCCAACCATTTTTTCAGAAGAGGTCGGAATTGATCACCAAAATCCCCAATTTTTGGGTAACAACATTTGTCAACCATCCCCAAGTGTCTGCACTGCTTGGGGAGGAGGATGAAGAGGCGCTGCGTTCTTTGACAAGAGTTGAAGTGACAGAATTTGAAGATATTAAATCAGGTTAcagaatagatttttattttgatgaaaaccCTTACTTCGAAAATAAAGTTCTCTCCAAAGAATTTCATCTGAATGAGAGTGGTGATCCATCTTCAAAGTCCACTGAAATCAAATGGAAATCTGGAAAGGATTTGACGAAACGTTCAAGTCAAACACAGAATAAAGCCAGCAGGAAGAGACAGCATGAGGAGCCAGAGAGCTTCTTCACCTGGTTTACTGACCATTCTGATGCAGGTGCAGATGAGGTAGGAGAAGTCATCAAAGATGATATTTGGCCAAATGCATTACAGTACTACTCGGTTCCCGATATGGATGacgaagaaggggaaggagaagaggatgatgacgatgatgatgaagaagaaggaggatTGGAAGATATTGATGAAGAAGGAGATGAGGATGAAGgtgaagaagatgaagatgatgatgagggggaggaaggagaggaggatgaAGGAGAAGATGACTGA